A genomic region of Gossypium hirsutum isolate 1008001.06 chromosome D01, Gossypium_hirsutum_v2.1, whole genome shotgun sequence contains the following coding sequences:
- the LOC107936090 gene encoding uncharacterized protein translates to MDEMVSRFKDLELGLENGVSLSVGEDSRFSKVEGSSVEGSLSSDASNSGRVCVENLLSVNVEGQEDKSGKENKLVKEKRKSLGHKKPPKPPRPPRAPSLGAADQKLIKEIAELARLKRARIERMKALKKLKATKPATSSSSNMFAMVFTIIFCLVIMFQGMSPGSTPSTYQGSPSPAESGLTSLQSSTNPSASVRNQPGSQSPYLVEQVAGLESHGKLSKSSG, encoded by the exons ATGGATGAGATGGTTTCTAGGTTTAAAGATTTAGAACTTGGCCTTGAAAATGGAGTATCTCTTAGTGTAGGTGAAGATTCTAGGTTTTCTAAGGTTGAAGGCAGTTCCGTCGAGGGGTCTTTGTCCAGTGATGCTTCGAATTCCGGTAGGGTTTGTGTCGAGAATTTGCTGTCGGTGAATGTAGAGGGACAAGAGGATAAAAGTGGTAAGGAGAATAAATTAGTGAAGGAGAAACGTAAAAGCTTGGGTCACAAGAAACCTCCTAAACCTCCTAGGCCACCTAGAGCTCCGTCGTTGGGGGCGGCTGATCAGAAACTAATTAAGGAAATCGCGGAACTCGCACGGTTGAAGCGTGCCAGAATCGAACGGATGAAAGCATTGAAGAAATTGAAAGCTACTAAGCCGGCAACATCTTCTAGTAGCAACATGTTTGCTATGGTGTTCACCATCATTTTTTGTCTTGTCATAATGTTTCAAG GAATGTCACCTGGAAGTACACCGTCGACTTACCAAGGCTCTCCTTCCCCAGCAGAAAGTGGTCTAACCTCACTTCAATCCTCCACGAATCCATCAGCAAGCGTTCGAAATCAACCCGGTTCTCAATCTCCCTA TTTAGTGGAACAGGTTGCAGGTTTAGAATCCCATGGAAAGCTATCAAAATCTTCTGGATGA
- the LOC107936093 gene encoding cell wall / vacuolar inhibitor of fructosidase 1, with amino-acid sequence MNTHSLKLLLILLTITFPSTQCDDDLVDQICKKTPFYDLCISTLKSNSNGKDVKGLASVMADTMLSNATDTLSYIRAEINRTPDPKIERALAYCAELYIPVVKYNLPQAIDALSKGQFEFAADGISDAAKEADSCEKMISWSQELAALSDRNKLIHSLSDVAVAIVKILLKG; translated from the coding sequence ATGAACACCCATTCTCTCAAACTTCTCCTAATTCTACTCACAATCACTTTCCCATCAACCCAATGTGATGATGATCTTGTAGACCAAATATGCAAAAAAACACCCTTCTATGACCTATGTATCTCCACCTTAAAATCCAATTCCAATGGCAAAGACGTGAAAGGTTTAGCCAGTGTAATGGCCGACACCATGTTGTCTAACGCCACCGACACATTGAGCTACATCCGAGCCGAAATAAACCGAACCCCAGATCCTAAAATTGAGAGGGCATTAGCTTATTGTGCCGAGCTTTATATACCGGTGGTGAAGTATAATCTTCCACAAGCcattgatgctttgagtaaaggGCAGTTCGAGTTCGCCGCCGATGGGATATCGGATGCGGCTAAAGAAGCAGATTCTTGTGAGAAGATGATTTCGTGGTCGCAGGAATTGGCGGCGTTGAGTGATCGGAATAAGTTGATTCATAGCTTATCTGATGTGGCCGTCGCCATTGTTAAGATTTTGCTTAAAGGTTAA
- the LOC107936111 gene encoding LOW QUALITY PROTEIN: transcription factor bHLH147 (The sequence of the model RefSeq protein was modified relative to this genomic sequence to represent the inferred CDS: inserted 1 base in 1 codon; substituted 1 base at 1 genomic stop codon) produces MASTVMNPSTNMNSDRRKMMMKKKKPMIKENQINQSHTRWKSETQQXIFSSKLVEALSHLSLENGSTPSLSAPRGGRAVREATDKALAITAKGKTRWSRAILTGRLKLKFRKRGSAADVAAITGXSRSKKPRVSISKLKARSTPNVLRKVKVLGRLVLGCRKEPLPVILEKATDYIATLEMQVRAMTTLAELLSGSAANSSSVPPPHSPPPTRQ; encoded by the exons ATGGCGTCCACAGTAATGAATCCATCGACAAACATGAATTCTGATCGaaggaagatgatgatgaagaagaagaaaccgATGATCAAAGAGAATCAGATCAACCAGAGCCACACCAGATGGAAATCAGAGACACAGCAGTAGATCTTTTCCTCGAAACTCGTTGAAGCTTTGAGTCATCTCAGTCTGGAAAACGGTTCCACTCCTTCTCTTTCGGCTCCACGCGGTGGTCGAGCTGTACGTGAAGCTACTGATAAAGCTTTGGCCATCACGGCTAAAGGAAAAACCAGGTGGAGTCGAGCCATTTTAACGGGCCGGCTTAAGCTGAAGTTTCGAAAAAGAGGATCTGCCGCTGATGTGGCAGCCATCACCG ATAGCCGGTCGAAGAAACCGAGAGTTAGCATTTCGAAATTGAAAGCGAGAAGTAcaccgaatgttctaaggaaagTGAAAGTTCTTGGACGATTAGTTCTCGGTTGCCGAAAGGAACCATTACCAGTTATTCTTGAAAAAGCTACTGATTACATAGCAACACTTGAGATGCAAGTTCGAGCCATGACCACTCTCGCCGAGTTGCTATCTGGTTCCGCCGCCAACTCTAGCTCAGTCCCTCCACCTCATTCGCCGCCGCCGACTAGGCAGTGA
- the LOC107936148 gene encoding probable prefoldin subunit 3: MAAASSSSTESPKTTTERRGIPGAQFVEDVETYLTQTGFDVNSALAFLQERLQQYKLVEMKLLAQQRDLQAKIPDIEKCLDVVATLEAKKGTGEALIADFEVSEGIYSRACIEDNDSVCLWLGANVMLEYSCEEATLLLKKNLENAKASLEVLIADLQFLRDQVTVTQVTIARVYNWDVHQRRIRQIAASSTSKDS, translated from the exons ATGGCAGCTGCATCTTCGTCTTCGACGGAATCGCCCAAAACGACGACGGAGAGGAGAGGAATACCGGGAGCTCAATTCGTAGAAGATGTCGAGACTTATCTCACTCAAACCGGGTTCGATGTCAACTCCGCCCTCGCTTTTCTCCAAGAAAG GCTTCAGCAGTATAAATTGGTTGAGATGAAACTTCTTGCTCAGCAACGGGATCTTCAG GCAAAAATTCCTGATATCGAGAAATGCTTGGATGTGGTTGCCACTCTAGAAGCTAAGAAGGGTACCGGTGAG GCTCTTATTGCTGATTTCGAAGTCTCTGAAGGCATATACTCACGAGCTTGCATTGAGGATAACGATTCAGTTTGTTTATGGCTGGGAGCAAATGTCATGTTGGAATATTCATGTGAAGAG GCCACTTTGCTACTGAAAAAGAACTTGGAAAACGCAAAAGCAAGTTTAGAAGTTCTTATAGCTGATTTGCAGTTCTTGAGGGATCAAGTGACTGTAACCCAG GTAACCATTGCTCGTGTGTATAATTGGGATGTTCATCAACGAAGAATTCGTCAAATTGCTGCTTCTAGCACATCTAAGGATTCATGA
- the LOC121213728 gene encoding galactokinase, whose protein sequence is MANHGELPIPIYSSLEPVYGEGSQLEEAKLRFGKLKSRFLEVFGHPPEVFARSPGRVNLIGEHIDYEGYSVLPMAIRQDTIVAIRKRDKGEAEKLLRIANVNDKYTTCTYPADPNQAIDLKNHRWGHYFICGYKGYYEYAKSKGVDVGVPVGLDVLIDGTVPTGSGLSSSAAFVCSSTIAIMAAFGVNFPKKEIAQVTCDCERHIGTQSGGMDQAISVMARNGFAELIDFNPIRATDVQLPAGGTFVIANSLAESKKAVTAATNYNNRVVECRLAAIVLGIKLGMKSQEAIAKVKTLSDVEGLCVKFAKGHGSNDPVLAVKEYLKEKPYTAEEIEKITEKHLPSILGDNPTSLDVLKAAKHFKLHQRAAHVFSEANRVHAFKETVESKLSEEEKLKKLGDLMNDSHHSCGVLYECSCPELEELVKVCRNNGALGARLTGAGWGGCTVALVKESIVPQFIAKLTEQFYKSRIDKGKINKNDLGLYVFASKPSSGAAIIKF, encoded by the exons ATGGCGAACCACGGTGAGCTTCCGATTCCAATATACTCTTCGCTTGAACCGGTGTACGGAGAAGGATCACAGCTTGAAGAAGCTAAGCTTCGATTCGGTAAACTGAAGTCCAGGTTTCTCGAAGTATTCGGTCACCCTCCCGAAGTCTTCGCTCGATCTCCAG GGAGAGTGAACTTGATTGGAGAACATATTGACTATGAAGGATACTCGGTCTTGCCGATGGCAATCCGGCAAGACACGATTGTTGCAATTCGAAAGCGTGACAAAGGAGAGGCTGAAAAGCTTCTCCGAATAGCTAACGTCAATGATAAGTACACTACTTGTACTTATCCTGCTGATCCTAACCAG GCAATTGACTTGAAAAACCATAGATGGGGTCATTATTTTATTTGTGG GTATAAAGGTTATTATGAATATGCCAAGTCAAAAGGAGTAGATGTCGGTGTGCCTGTTGGTCTTGATGTTCTTATTGATGGAACAGTTCCTACTG GTTCCGGTCTATCAAGCTCTGCCGCTTTTGTTTGTTCATCTACAATTGCTATTATGGCTGCTTTTGGTGTTAACTTTCCAAAG AAAGAAATTGCCCAAGTTACATGTGATTGTGAACGGCACATTGGAACGCAGTCCGGTGGAATGGACCAG GCAATCTCCGTGATGGCTAGAAACGGGTTTGCTGAACTAATAGATTTCAATCCTATTCGTGCAACTGATGTGCAACTCCCTGCTGGTGGTACCTTTGTAATAGCCAATTCATTGGCAGAATCTAAAAAGGCTGTTACAGCCGCTACAAATTATAATAACAGAGTTGTTGAATGTCGATTGGCTGCT aTCGTGCTTGGTATAAAGCTGGGAATGAAGTCACAGGAGGCAATAGCAAAAGTCAAAACTCTTTCTGATGTTGAAGGGTTATGTGTTAAATTTGCTAAGGGTCACGGTTCTAATGATCCTGTACTTGCTGTCAAg GAATATTTGAAGGAGAAGCCATATACTGccgaagaaattgagaaaatcaCTGAGAAACATCTTCCATCAATCTTGGGCGATAACCCAACTTCGTTGGATGTGCTAAAAGCAGCCAAGCACTTCAAGTTGCACCAG AGAGCCGCTCATGTGTTCTCTGAAGCCAACCGTGTTCATGCTTTCAAGGAAACCGTGGAGTCGAAGTTAAG TGAGGAGGAAAAACTGAAGAAGCTCGGCGATCTTATGAATGATAGCCACCACAGCTGTGGTGTTCTCTATGAATGCAG CTGCCCGGAGTTGGAGGAACTAGTAAAAGTATGCCGAAACAATGGTGCTCTAGGAGCAAGGCTGACCGGAGCCGGATGGGGTGGTTGCACAGTGGCGTTAGTAAAAGAGAGTATCGTACCCCAGTTCATTGCCAAATTGACG GAACAATTCTACAAATCTAGGATTGACAAAGGTAAGATCAACAAAAATGACCTTGGTCTCTATGTTTTTGCCTCAAAACCATCAAGTGGTGCAGCTATTATTAAATTCTAG